Within the Longimicrobiaceae bacterium genome, the region GTCCCCCGGGGTCCGCGCCCGTCTCCTCGCACGCGAGGAGGCGGCGTGAAGCGCGAGATCCTGATGAACACCACCGCCCGCGAGACGCGCGTCGCCATCCTCGAAGACGACGTGCTGGTCGAGCTCATGCTCGACCGGCCCGACGCCGCGCGCATGGTGGGCGACATCTACCTCGGCAAGGTGGAGGCGGTGCTCCCCGGCATCCAGGCCGCCTTCGTGGACATCGGCACCGACAAGGCCGCCTTCCTGCACGTCTCCGACGTCGCCCTGGAAGACGAAGCCGATGCCGAGGCCGAGCCCGGAGACGATCCCGCGGAACCCGCGGAAGGCGCCGAGGGCGACGACGACGAGGCCGCGTCCGGCGGCGGCGGGGGAGGCGGCGGAGGGCGCAGGCGCACCCGCAACTACCCGCCCATCCAGGACGTGGTGAAGAAGGGCCAGGAGATCCTGGTGCAGGTCAGCAAGGAGCCCATCAGCACCAAGGGCCCGCGCGTGACCGCGCACATCTCCATGCCCGGACGCTTCCTCGTCTACATGCCCGGCAGCGACCACGTGGGCGTCTCGCGCAAGATCGAGGAGCGCGAGGAGCGGGCGCGTCTGCGCGCCCTGGCGAAGGAGATCCTGCCTCCCAACAGCGGCGGCCTCATCGTCCGCACCGTGGGCGAGGAGCTCACGCGCGAGACCTTCGAGCGCGAGCTGCGGTCGCTGCAGGACACCTGGAAGCAGATCCTGAAGAAGAAGGCCCGCGCCCGCGCCCCGGCGCTGCTGCGGCGCGAGGCCAAGCTGGTGGCCGGCATCATCCGCGACCTCTTCTCGCAGAAGGTCGACAGCCTGACCATCGACAAGAAGGAAGTCTACAACGAGGTGCGGCAGTACCTCGAAGAGGTGGACCCCACGCTCATCGAGCGCGTGCACCTGTACGAGGACGCCAAGCCGCTCTTCGACGCGCGCGGCATCGAGAGCGAGATCACCGACGCCTTCCAGCGCCGCGTGAACCTGCCGTCGGGCGGCTACATCATCGTGGAGCCCACCGAGGCGCTGGTCTCCATCGACGTCAACACGGGGCGCTACACCGGCAAGAAGGACCCCGAGAAGACGATCCTCAAGACCAACGTGGACGCCGCCAAGGAGATCGCCCGCCAGCTCCGGCTGCGCGACGTGGGCGGCATCATCGTCTGCGACTTCATCGACATGGAGTCGAAGCAGAACCGCGAGAAGGTGCTCCAGGAGCTGCGGCAGCACCTTTCGCGCGACCGGGCGCGGACCAAGGCGTTCCAGGTCTCGGAGCTGGGCTTGATCGAGATGACGCGCCAGCGGGTGCGGCCGTCGCTCTACCAGACGCAGACCGAGGCGTGCCCCACCTGCAAGGGCACCGGCCGCATCTTCACGCCCGAGACGATCGTGCGGCGCATCGAGCGCGCGGTGCGGCGGGCGGCGGACGACGGCAAGGAGCGCGGGCTGTTCATCCGCGCGCATCCCGAGGTCGCGCTCTACATCATCGAGGACGAGCCGCAGTTCCTGCGCACGCTCGAGAAGCAGCTCAAGCTCCAGCTCACGCTGCGCGACGACCCGCTCATGCAGCAGGACGAGTTCCGCGTGCTGGCGGCGAACTCGCAGCAGGATCTTTCTTCCAAGTACGCTTTGGGCTGAGGCTTGGCGGCGGCGGACCGCTCCGGAGCCGGCCGGGCGATACTGCCTGCCCGTCCGTCTCCTGCGCGGGGGCGGGGAGCCTCCTCCTCCGGCGGGCGATACTGCCTGCCCGCCTCCGTCCGGGGTCTCCCCGCCCGCGGCGTGAGCCTGCCGAAACTGCCCGGCAGTCTCACGCCGCAACTCTTTTTTTGGGATACGGCGGAACAACCCCGCCGTCGCGCCCGGCACGGGGTGACCCGTCATCCCCGCCACCGGTAGGGCGCGGACCCGCGTGTCCACCCGTGTTTTCACACGCACCACCACCGCCGAAACGCGAACGCCCGCCGCCCTCTGCGGCCGGTGCGCCGCTGCCGCCAACGCCCGCTCGGCGCCGCAGCTTCCCGCCCGCCC harbors:
- a CDS encoding Rne/Rng family ribonuclease, which codes for MKREILMNTTARETRVAILEDDVLVELMLDRPDAARMVGDIYLGKVEAVLPGIQAAFVDIGTDKAAFLHVSDVALEDEADAEAEPGDDPAEPAEGAEGDDDEAASGGGGGGGGGRRRTRNYPPIQDVVKKGQEILVQVSKEPISTKGPRVTAHISMPGRFLVYMPGSDHVGVSRKIEEREERARLRALAKEILPPNSGGLIVRTVGEELTRETFERELRSLQDTWKQILKKKARARAPALLRREAKLVAGIIRDLFSQKVDSLTIDKKEVYNEVRQYLEEVDPTLIERVHLYEDAKPLFDARGIESEITDAFQRRVNLPSGGYIIVEPTEALVSIDVNTGRYTGKKDPEKTILKTNVDAAKEIARQLRLRDVGGIIVCDFIDMESKQNREKVLQELRQHLSRDRARTKAFQVSELGLIEMTRQRVRPSLYQTQTEACPTCKGTGRIFTPETIVRRIERAVRRAADDGKERGLFIRAHPEVALYIIEDEPQFLRTLEKQLKLQLTLRDDPLMQQDEFRVLAANSQQDLSSKYALG